In Edaphobacter paludis, a single window of DNA contains:
- a CDS encoding VWA domain-containing protein: MRDTLQVRRWRLIQRFGWALVVVMFCAVSWVGVGWAQENPLGQVQTQAPPAPKKTAEDSKPVIEGAANVVAHATSNRNARIRVDVNLVLVPATVTDPMNRLVTGLEKENFQVFDDNVGQVIKSFSTEDAPVSIGVVFDLSGSMSSKFMRSQKALTEFLRTSNPKDEFFVVGFNDRPAVIVDYTSEVDDVEARMVMLKPEKRTALIDAVYLAVNKLKDAKYERKALLIISDGGDNRSRYTEGELRRAVRESDVQIYAIGIFDMYAPTPEEQLGPLLLADMCDATGGRMFRVTDVADLGDIATRISAELRNEYVIGYTPSQMKTNGNWRKLKLRLLPPPGLPPLTVHNRQGYYAPSE; this comes from the coding sequence ATGCGGGACACGCTTCAGGTACGAAGATGGCGGTTGATCCAGCGGTTCGGGTGGGCGTTGGTTGTGGTGATGTTTTGTGCGGTGAGCTGGGTTGGGGTGGGATGGGCGCAGGAGAATCCGCTGGGCCAGGTGCAGACGCAGGCGCCCCCTGCTCCGAAGAAGACCGCGGAGGATTCAAAGCCGGTAATTGAGGGCGCAGCGAACGTTGTGGCCCATGCTACTTCCAACCGGAATGCGCGGATTCGGGTGGATGTGAACCTGGTGCTGGTTCCGGCGACGGTGACGGACCCCATGAACCGGCTGGTAACGGGGCTGGAGAAGGAGAACTTTCAGGTCTTCGACGACAATGTGGGGCAGGTGATCAAGAGTTTCTCTACGGAAGACGCGCCGGTGTCGATTGGGGTGGTCTTCGATCTGAGCGGAAGCATGTCGTCAAAGTTCATGCGGTCGCAGAAGGCGCTGACGGAGTTCCTGCGGACATCCAATCCAAAAGACGAGTTTTTTGTGGTGGGATTCAATGATCGTCCGGCGGTGATTGTGGACTATACGTCCGAGGTGGATGACGTGGAAGCCCGGATGGTGATGCTGAAGCCGGAGAAGCGGACAGCGCTGATCGATGCGGTTTATCTGGCGGTGAACAAACTGAAAGACGCCAAGTATGAGCGCAAGGCGCTGCTGATTATCTCTGACGGCGGCGACAATCGGAGCCGGTACACCGAGGGCGAGTTGCGGCGGGCGGTGCGGGAGAGCGATGTTCAGATCTATGCGATTGGAATCTTTGATATGTATGCGCCCACTCCCGAGGAGCAACTGGGGCCGCTGCTGCTGGCGGATATGTGCGACGCGACGGGCGGACGGATGTTTCGAGTGACCGATGTGGCGGACCTGGGCGACATTGCGACACGGATCAGCGCGGAGCTGCGCAACGAATATGTGATCGGGTATACGCCCTCGCAGATGAAGACGAATGGGAACTGGCGTAAATTGAAGTTACGATTGCTTCCACCGCCGGGACTTCCTCCGCTGACGGTGCACAATCGCCAGGGGTACTATGCACCTTCGGAGTAA
- a CDS encoding glutamine synthetase family protein yields MTELRDFLELPYGELEDLNLQAKEQRKKRVAADVIQEERLKYLTDEKRIKAVTVLFSDLEGRLHMLDYDKKFLIKSYDNLTFDGSSIRGFTAQRESDLRLGIDWSAFYWAPADVFGGGKVLVFGEVIDKNGGIYSGDIRSVLKQFSQEQFDKHGYTLNAANEIEGFLFEGIDAERMYHETGSFEYVNKGGYYHSLPGDPLREFIDTTAEVQRAMGFENEKDHPEVAPSQFEINYTYGEVVAAADQIQLYKLICRQVATQMGMTASFLPKPVVGVNGSGMHTNVSITKNGKNLFWDPKGEEKISKMAWQFTDRILTHGNDLCLLLNASVNAYRRLDPHFEAPNQIKASAVDRGSMIRIPIGNEKSSRVEVRSVGPDANPYLVLHSIFKTGLHGETAKIKNLRQAERYLPDNIYTALENFRDAEWTGTLLGDDVKARYADLKQASADRCARLLGTIVKAPEVQFHHDVYNQLLWNIF; encoded by the coding sequence TTGACCGAATTACGTGATTTTCTGGAACTTCCCTACGGTGAACTCGAGGACCTGAACCTGCAGGCGAAGGAGCAGCGCAAGAAGCGCGTTGCCGCCGATGTGATTCAGGAAGAGCGTCTGAAGTACCTGACCGACGAGAAGCGGATCAAGGCCGTCACCGTGCTGTTCAGCGACCTCGAAGGCCGTCTGCACATGCTGGACTATGACAAGAAATTTCTGATCAAGAGCTATGACAACCTGACGTTCGATGGCTCGTCGATCCGCGGCTTTACGGCGCAGCGGGAGAGCGACCTGCGGCTCGGCATCGACTGGAGCGCGTTCTACTGGGCGCCCGCCGATGTGTTTGGCGGCGGCAAGGTCCTCGTCTTCGGCGAAGTGATCGACAAGAACGGCGGCATCTATAGCGGCGACATCCGCAGCGTGTTGAAGCAGTTTTCGCAGGAGCAGTTCGACAAGCACGGCTACACGCTGAACGCTGCCAACGAGATTGAAGGATTTCTCTTCGAGGGCATCGATGCTGAGCGGATGTATCACGAGACGGGCAGCTTCGAGTATGTCAACAAGGGCGGCTACTATCACTCGCTGCCGGGCGATCCGCTGCGTGAGTTCATCGACACCACGGCGGAAGTGCAGCGCGCCATGGGTTTCGAGAACGAGAAGGACCATCCCGAGGTTGCGCCGTCGCAGTTTGAGATCAACTACACCTACGGCGAGGTTGTTGCCGCGGCTGACCAGATTCAGCTTTATAAGCTGATCTGCCGCCAGGTCGCCACGCAGATGGGCATGACGGCTAGCTTTCTGCCGAAGCCGGTGGTCGGCGTCAACGGAAGCGGAATGCACACCAACGTCTCGATCACCAAGAACGGCAAGAACCTTTTCTGGGATCCGAAGGGCGAAGAGAAGATCTCCAAGATGGCGTGGCAGTTCACCGACCGCATTCTGACGCATGGCAACGATCTTTGCCTGCTGCTGAATGCCAGCGTGAATGCCTATCGGCGTCTGGATCCTCACTTTGAGGCGCCGAACCAGATCAAGGCTTCGGCTGTCGATCGTGGATCGATGATTCGAATTCCTATCGGCAATGAGAAGTCGTCGCGTGTCGAGGTTCGCTCGGTTGGACCGGATGCGAATCCGTACCTTGTGCTGCATTCGATCTTCAAGACCGGCCTGCATGGGGAGACTGCGAAGATCAAGAATCTGCGCCAGGCGGAACGGTATCTGCCGGACAACATCTACACCGCGCTTGAGAACTTCCGCGATGCGGAGTGGACGGGGACGCTGCTTGGTGACGACGTGAAGGCACGCTATGCCGATCTGAAGCAGGCTTCGGCGGATCGCTGCGCACGGCTGCTGGGGACGATCGTCAAGGCTCCCGAGGTACAGTTCCATCACGATGTTTACAACCAGTTGCTTTGGAATATCTTCTAG
- a CDS encoding aspartate/glutamate racemase family protein, translating into MTAKTAKPAKLLPPNPTIGVFDSGFGGLTVLRDLLPLIPGASYIYLGDTARLPYGSKSQETIARYAVSSAKFLEEQGADLLCIACNTASALALEDIRQALPIPVVGVIQPGAEAAHQAIDSSTNRVPHLPDSLTVAKGEEPPQTSPSVLVLATTATIQSHAYAHALNALGLAAIEKACPLLVPLVEEGWIDHPVTAEVLRIYLNEAFAEAPNLNTLLLGCTHYPLLQPLIKRTLAELNHPMTIIDSAAATAATVAEYFPANPTGAPATSRFYATDSIEKFQRLGSSFLGHPLSEVHLLDLGG; encoded by the coding sequence ATGACCGCGAAGACTGCCAAGCCCGCTAAGCTCCTTCCCCCCAACCCCACCATCGGCGTCTTCGACTCCGGCTTCGGCGGCCTCACCGTCCTCCGAGATCTGCTCCCCCTCATCCCCGGAGCCAGCTATATCTATCTAGGCGACACCGCACGGCTCCCCTACGGCTCCAAGTCCCAGGAGACCATCGCCCGCTACGCCGTCTCCAGCGCAAAATTCCTCGAAGAACAAGGCGCCGATCTCCTCTGCATCGCCTGCAACACCGCCAGCGCCCTCGCCCTCGAAGACATCAGGCAAGCTCTTCCCATCCCCGTCGTAGGCGTCATCCAACCCGGAGCCGAAGCCGCCCACCAAGCAATCGACTCCTCAACCAACCGGGTGCCCCATCTTCCCGACAGTCTTACCGTCGCGAAGGGGGAGGAACCGCCCCAGACCTCACCCTCAGTCCTCGTCCTCGCCACCACGGCCACCATCCAGTCCCACGCCTACGCTCACGCCCTCAACGCCCTCGGGCTCGCCGCCATCGAAAAGGCCTGCCCCCTCCTGGTCCCGCTGGTCGAAGAAGGCTGGATCGACCACCCCGTCACCGCCGAAGTCCTCCGCATCTATCTCAACGAAGCCTTCGCCGAAGCTCCCAACCTGAACACCCTTCTCCTCGGCTGCACCCACTACCCGCTACTCCAGCCGCTTATCAAGCGCACCCTCGCCGAACTCAACCACCCCATGACCATCATCGACTCCGCCGCCGCCACCGCCGCCACCGTAGCCGAATACTTCCCCGCCAACCCCACCGGCGCACCCGCAACCAGCCGCTTCTACGCGACCGACTCCATAGAAAAATTCCAGCGCCTCGGCTCCAGCTTTCTCGGCCATCCCCTTAGCGAAGTCCACCTCCTCGACCTCGGCGGCTAG
- a CDS encoding VWA domain-containing protein: protein MHLRSNGFWPLVLAAGMLMVGVGPVAAWAQQAGAAQQQPSLTVDRDPVPSPDPDTQAAPATGEAQGLAQQTIEKGAGGRYTLRENAYEVRLNATVVDNGGRSIQTLNKDAFHVYEDGVPQTISSFRHEDLPVSLGILIDSSGSMYDKRAAVEEASLDLVKLSNPEDEAFVVDFSWEAFIDQDFTSDINKLQKGLDYIKSSGGTALYDALVASADYTAKNAKHPKQVLLVITDGEDNASTATLEQTIRRIQDIDGPVIYSIGLLFGQDTDKREARHARRVLESLSEETGGVAYFPKSVQDVDEIAAEVAKDIRTQYTIAYHSTKSPALGGYRQVHVEAKEKGMGRLSVRTRAGYFPRVADGGASTGEKGLTDPGKRPQ, encoded by the coding sequence ATGCACCTTCGGAGTAACGGTTTTTGGCCGCTGGTTTTGGCGGCGGGGATGTTGATGGTGGGGGTTGGCCCGGTGGCCGCGTGGGCCCAGCAGGCAGGGGCTGCGCAGCAACAGCCTTCGTTGACGGTAGACCGCGATCCGGTGCCGTCGCCTGACCCGGATACACAGGCTGCGCCGGCAACGGGAGAGGCGCAGGGCCTCGCTCAGCAGACGATTGAGAAGGGCGCGGGGGGGCGGTATACGCTCCGCGAAAATGCCTATGAGGTGCGGCTGAACGCTACTGTTGTCGACAATGGCGGGCGCTCGATTCAGACACTGAACAAGGACGCCTTTCATGTGTACGAGGACGGAGTGCCGCAGACGATCTCCTCGTTCCGGCATGAAGATCTGCCGGTTTCGCTGGGAATACTGATCGACAGCTCGGGGTCGATGTACGACAAGCGGGCGGCGGTGGAGGAGGCTTCGCTGGACCTGGTGAAGCTGTCGAACCCGGAGGACGAAGCGTTCGTGGTGGACTTCTCCTGGGAGGCGTTCATCGACCAGGACTTCACCAGCGACATCAATAAGCTGCAGAAGGGGCTGGACTATATCAAGTCGAGCGGCGGGACGGCGCTCTACGATGCGCTGGTGGCCTCGGCGGACTATACGGCGAAGAACGCCAAGCATCCCAAGCAGGTGCTGCTGGTGATTACAGACGGCGAGGACAATGCTTCGACGGCGACGCTGGAGCAGACGATTCGCAGGATTCAGGATATCGATGGGCCGGTGATCTACAGCATTGGACTGCTGTTTGGGCAGGATACCGACAAGCGCGAGGCGCGTCATGCGCGCAGGGTGCTGGAGTCCCTGTCGGAGGAGACGGGCGGCGTGGCTTATTTCCCGAAGTCAGTGCAGGATGTGGATGAGATCGCGGCGGAGGTGGCGAAGGACATCCGCACGCAGTACACGATTGCGTATCATTCGACCAAGTCGCCGGCGCTGGGCGGATACAGGCAGGTGCATGTGGAGGCGAAGGAGAAGGGGATGGGCCGGCTTTCGGTGCGGACGC
- a CDS encoding carbon-nitrogen hydrolase, with product MAPTQNTRVALIQMSCSPDTQLNLDRAAERVYKAAAQGATLVCLPELFRAQYFCQREDHALFGLAESIPGPSTDILTRVCREANVVLVASLFERRAPGLYHNTAVTIERDGRIADTYRKMHIPDDPLYYEKFYFTPGDLGFKATETTAGKIGTLVCWDQWYPEGARLTALRGAETLFFPTAIGWHPSEKEEFGTAQYEAWQTAQRAHAIANGVFVCAVNRVGHEHGDVKFKAPAADGNPATVELHGPGDHTPHSGIEFWGGSFIADPFGRILAQASHDKEEILYADLDPKLVEVTRQHWPFLRDRRIDAYEGIAKRFLD from the coding sequence ATGGCACCCACCCAAAACACCCGCGTTGCCCTCATCCAGATGTCCTGCTCCCCCGACACCCAGCTCAACCTCGACCGCGCTGCTGAGCGTGTCTACAAGGCCGCGGCCCAGGGAGCCACCCTCGTCTGCCTGCCCGAGCTCTTCCGCGCCCAGTACTTCTGCCAGCGCGAAGACCACGCCCTCTTCGGCCTCGCCGAGTCCATCCCCGGCCCCTCCACCGACATCCTCACCCGCGTCTGCCGCGAAGCCAACGTCGTCCTCGTCGCCAGCCTCTTCGAGCGCCGCGCCCCCGGCCTCTACCACAACACCGCCGTCACCATCGAGCGCGACGGCCGCATCGCCGACACCTACCGCAAGATGCACATCCCCGACGACCCTCTCTACTACGAGAAGTTCTACTTCACCCCCGGCGACCTCGGCTTCAAGGCCACCGAAACCACCGCCGGAAAGATCGGCACGTTAGTCTGCTGGGACCAGTGGTATCCCGAAGGCGCCCGCCTCACCGCCCTCCGCGGAGCCGAAACCCTCTTCTTCCCCACCGCCATCGGCTGGCACCCCTCCGAGAAGGAAGAGTTCGGCACCGCCCAATACGAAGCCTGGCAGACCGCCCAGCGCGCCCACGCCATCGCCAACGGAGTCTTCGTCTGCGCCGTCAACCGCGTCGGCCACGAGCACGGCGACGTTAAATTCAAAGCCCCCGCCGCCGACGGCAACCCCGCCACGGTCGAGCTGCACGGCCCCGGTGACCACACCCCCCACTCCGGCATCGAGTTCTGGGGCGGCAGCTTCATCGCCGATCCCTTCGGCCGCATTCTCGCCCAGGCCAGCCACGATAAAGAAGAGATCCTCTACGCCGACCTCGACCCCAAACTAGTCGAAGTCACCCGCCAGCACTGGCCCTTCCTACGCGACCGCCGCATCGACGCCTACGAAGGCATAGCCAAACGTTTCCTGGATTAG
- a CDS encoding DUF1015 domain-containing protein produces the protein MARIYPFRALRYDTSRVKMEDVVTQPYDKITPAMQERYYEASPYNLIRVILGKQFPTDTDDENCYTRAAETLRQWRKDHILREEAEPALYGYSQTYTVPHTNEVRERRGFIALGHLYDYADKVVYRHEQTFPKHKSDRMSLFKATRAYCEQIYMLYSDPAFTAEKLIFDSGAPADLAITDEYGVVHKVWKLTDPTLINLLVTAMADKKLIIADGHHRYETSVAYAKERSAQLKLPLNQPRDEEEKLGSGHLPVPPFPEAAMMMTFVNMEAPGITILPTHRVVYDIPEFSSPDFLTKASAFFDIKELDSPDVSILEKTPGVAFVAATGDGNYLLSAKKEVIAKELANVPARQAQLDVVQLHSIVLERILGLTSDSITKLGNIRYIREADEAVGLVASGEADIAFLIKPITLDQLKDVSLSMDVMPQKSTDFYPKLLSGLAIYALD, from the coding sequence ATGGCCCGTATCTACCCCTTCCGCGCCCTTCGTTACGACACCTCCCGCGTCAAAATGGAAGACGTCGTCACTCAGCCCTACGACAAGATCACCCCGGCCATGCAGGAGCGCTACTACGAAGCCAGCCCCTACAACCTCATCCGCGTCATCCTCGGCAAGCAGTTCCCCACCGACACCGACGACGAAAACTGCTACACCCGCGCCGCCGAGACCCTCCGCCAGTGGCGCAAAGACCACATCCTCCGCGAAGAAGCAGAACCTGCCCTCTACGGCTACTCCCAGACCTACACCGTTCCCCACACCAACGAGGTGCGGGAGCGCCGCGGCTTCATTGCCCTTGGCCACCTCTACGATTACGCCGACAAGGTCGTCTACCGCCACGAACAGACCTTCCCCAAGCACAAGTCTGACCGTATGAGCCTCTTCAAGGCCACCCGTGCCTACTGCGAGCAGATCTACATGCTCTACTCCGACCCGGCCTTTACCGCCGAAAAGCTGATCTTCGACTCTGGCGCCCCCGCCGACCTCGCCATCACCGACGAGTACGGCGTCGTCCACAAAGTCTGGAAGCTGACCGATCCCACGCTCATCAATCTCCTCGTCACCGCCATGGCCGACAAGAAACTCATCATCGCCGACGGCCATCACCGCTACGAGACCTCGGTCGCCTACGCTAAAGAACGCAGCGCTCAGCTTAAGCTGCCCCTCAACCAGCCCCGCGACGAAGAGGAGAAGCTGGGCTCCGGCCATCTTCCCGTACCGCCCTTCCCAGAAGCTGCCATGATGATGACCTTCGTCAACATGGAAGCCCCCGGCATCACCATCCTGCCGACCCACCGCGTCGTCTACGACATTCCCGAGTTCAGCTCCCCGGACTTCCTCACCAAGGCCTCAGCCTTCTTTGACATCAAGGAACTCGACTCTCCCGATGTCAGCATCCTCGAAAAAACTCCCGGCGTGGCCTTCGTAGCCGCCACCGGAGACGGCAACTATCTCCTCTCCGCCAAAAAAGAAGTCATCGCAAAAGAACTTGCCAACGTCCCCGCCCGTCAGGCCCAGCTCGACGTCGTCCAGCTCCACTCCATCGTGCTCGAGCGCATCCTCGGCCTCACCAGCGATTCCATCACCAAGCTCGGCAACATCCGCTACATCCGCGAAGCCGACGAAGCCGTCGGTCTGGTAGCCAGCGGCGAAGCCGACATCGCCTTCCTCATCAAACCGATCACCCTCGACCAGCTCAAGGACGTCTCCCTCTCAATGGACGTCATGCCGCAGAAGTCCACCGACTTCTACCCCAAGCTCCTCAGCGGCCTCGCCATCTACGCCCTCGACTAA
- a CDS encoding GerMN domain-containing protein: MIPRYQRILFWSLVGGVFLMAAFLIHGCRQAHQRLTALNDATPIAAPTTASTQDVTLYLANDADGFIAPNQEQLALPQDPTLRARALLEHLLAEYALPASAHPLKSGPAVDDVFFLSLPITTPAPNNTLSGTTGLPQTEKAAPAHTAKSTGELAVVNLHGAFVDNHPSGIQVEELTLLSIIGTLHAAFPQLTEVRFLVDGQPHDTLSGHADLKRAYPAIDTTTTPTLPQPEAQPNSQETPQP, translated from the coding sequence ATGATCCCCCGCTACCAGCGCATTCTCTTCTGGAGCCTCGTCGGCGGAGTCTTCCTTATGGCCGCCTTCCTCATCCACGGCTGCCGCCAGGCGCACCAGCGCCTCACCGCGCTCAACGACGCCACTCCCATCGCCGCACCCACCACCGCCAGCACTCAGGACGTCACCCTCTACCTCGCCAACGACGCCGACGGTTTCATCGCCCCCAATCAGGAGCAACTCGCCCTGCCGCAGGACCCCACCCTCCGTGCCCGCGCCCTGCTCGAACACCTCCTCGCCGAATACGCTCTCCCCGCCTCCGCCCACCCCCTCAAAAGCGGCCCCGCGGTAGACGACGTCTTCTTCCTCTCGCTACCCATCACCACGCCCGCACCCAACAACACCCTCAGCGGAACCACCGGGCTCCCCCAAACGGAAAAAGCCGCTCCCGCCCACACCGCAAAATCCACCGGAGAACTGGCCGTCGTCAATCTGCACGGCGCCTTCGTCGACAACCATCCGTCCGGCATTCAGGTAGAAGAGCTTACCCTGCTCTCCATCATCGGCACCCTCCACGCTGCCTTCCCTCAACTCACCGAGGTCCGCTTCCTCGTCGACGGTCAGCCCCACGACACCCTTAGCGGCCACGCCGACCTGAAGCGCGCCTACCCCGCCATCGACACCACCACAACTCCAACGCTGCCCCAGCCCGAAGCCCAGCCCAACTCGCAGGAAACCCCTCAGCCATGA
- a CDS encoding NAD(P)/FAD-dependent oxidoreductase — protein sequence MQSDILIIGAGMSGLTAARTLAEAGRNVTLLEASSRVGGRIHTLREANETIELGAEFIHGRPPELWSLIEEANLETYELDGSMLTYEDGRLQSRDEEEESTPILDKLESLPGPDLTFAEYLTHHPIPEDQKQAAIGYVEGFNAADHRIISTHALGLQQAAEEAIEGDRLFRVKDGYDRLPQFLAQKFTDAGGTLALNTLVERIDWTPNHVRIQAQTNGRPITHDAAKAVITLPLGVLQQNSVAFSPTPDALHEANRIRMGNARRFTLVFREPFWKHLPPAGLRELSFLLSFSSMPPVWWTPHPASSNTLTGWVGGPRSEALANLTPSQLSEAACKTLAQIFSLNPADIRVQLLSCHTHDWQHDPFSLGAYSYIAAGALDACSKMTLPAGNTLYFAGEHTDTTGHWGTVHAAIRSGQRAAQQILQQST from the coding sequence ATGCAATCCGACATCCTCATCATCGGAGCCGGTATGTCCGGCCTAACCGCCGCCCGTACCCTCGCCGAAGCAGGCCGTAACGTCACCCTCCTCGAAGCCAGCAGCCGAGTAGGCGGACGAATCCACACCCTCCGCGAAGCCAACGAAACCATCGAGCTAGGAGCCGAATTCATCCACGGCCGCCCGCCCGAGCTCTGGTCCCTCATCGAAGAAGCCAACCTCGAAACCTACGAGCTCGACGGCTCCATGCTCACCTACGAAGACGGCCGCCTCCAATCCCGCGACGAAGAAGAGGAGTCCACCCCTATCCTCGACAAGCTCGAGTCCCTCCCCGGCCCCGACCTAACCTTCGCCGAATACCTCACCCATCACCCCATCCCTGAAGATCAAAAGCAAGCCGCAATCGGCTACGTCGAAGGCTTCAACGCCGCCGACCACCGCATCATCAGCACCCACGCCCTCGGCCTGCAGCAAGCCGCCGAAGAGGCCATCGAAGGCGACCGCCTCTTCCGCGTCAAGGACGGCTACGACCGCCTCCCCCAATTCCTCGCGCAGAAGTTCACCGACGCAGGCGGAACCCTCGCCCTCAACACCCTCGTCGAGCGCATCGACTGGACCCCCAACCACGTCCGCATCCAGGCCCAAACCAACGGTCGTCCCATCACCCACGATGCCGCCAAAGCCGTCATCACCCTGCCCCTCGGCGTCCTCCAGCAAAACTCCGTCGCCTTCAGCCCCACCCCCGACGCCCTCCACGAAGCCAACCGCATCCGCATGGGCAACGCCCGCCGCTTTACTCTCGTCTTCCGCGAGCCCTTCTGGAAGCACCTCCCACCCGCAGGCCTCCGCGAACTCAGCTTCCTCCTCTCCTTCTCCTCCATGCCGCCCGTCTGGTGGACGCCCCATCCCGCCTCCAGCAACACCCTCACCGGATGGGTCGGCGGGCCCCGCTCCGAAGCCCTCGCCAACCTCACCCCCAGCCAGCTAAGCGAAGCCGCCTGCAAAACCCTCGCCCAGATCTTCTCCCTCAATCCCGCCGACATCCGCGTCCAGCTCCTCTCCTGCCACACCCACGACTGGCAGCACGACCCCTTCAGCCTCGGCGCCTACAGCTACATCGCCGCCGGAGCCCTCGACGCCTGTTCCAAAATGACCCTCCCCGCCGGCAACACCCTCTACTTCGCAGGCGAACACACCGATACCACCGGCCACTGGGGCACCGTCCATGCCGCCATCCGCTCAGGCCAACGAGCCGCCCAGCAAATCCTTCAACAATCCACTTAG
- a CDS encoding N-acetylmuramoyl-L-alanine amidase, translating into MTPPRKQLAAAILLTLGSLASLAQTPPPVQPNPQTPQIAPAAPQPRPTRTLILLDPAHGGPDSGAHLPNNLLEKDITLAFNNRLRALLSGANFAVISTRTSDPGTTFTTDQRAEIANHDHPAVCLVLHATSSGSGIHIFTSALTPPAQPPRILRWNTAQASFVPESRTLANEIGVALLNAKLPVLLGHATVPPLDNLTCPAIAVELAPLTNTTATSTPVSDANYQQHAAEAIVTALTKWRAENTADGAAQ; encoded by the coding sequence TTGACTCCTCCCCGGAAGCAACTCGCCGCCGCCATCCTGCTCACGCTCGGCAGTCTCGCGTCCCTCGCCCAAACCCCTCCGCCAGTCCAGCCCAACCCACAAACCCCGCAGATAGCCCCCGCAGCCCCTCAGCCCAGGCCCACCCGCACCCTCATCCTGCTCGACCCCGCCCACGGAGGTCCCGACAGCGGAGCCCACCTCCCCAACAACCTCCTCGAAAAAGACATCACCCTCGCCTTCAATAACCGCCTGCGCGCCCTGCTCTCCGGCGCCAACTTCGCCGTCATCTCCACCCGCACCTCCGACCCCGGCACCACCTTCACCACCGACCAGCGCGCCGAGATCGCCAATCACGACCACCCCGCCGTCTGCCTCGTCCTCCACGCCACCAGCAGTGGCTCGGGAATCCATATCTTCACCTCCGCCCTTACGCCCCCAGCCCAACCGCCGCGCATCCTGCGCTGGAACACCGCGCAGGCATCTTTCGTCCCCGAAAGCCGCACTCTCGCCAACGAGATCGGCGTAGCCCTGCTCAATGCCAAGCTGCCCGTCCTCCTCGGCCACGCCACCGTCCCTCCGCTCGACAACCTCACCTGCCCTGCCATCGCCGTCGAACTCGCTCCTCTAACCAACACCACAGCGACTTCCACGCCTGTCTCGGACGCCAACTACCAGCAGCACGCCGCCGAAGCCATCGTCACAGCCCTCACCAAATGGCGGGCTGAGAACACCGCGGATGGAGCCGCCCAATGA